ATAATAAGACAAGCTGTATTTTCAAAAAGTAAAATTTTTTGGAAAGTGAAACATGAGATCGGAGAACTTCCTAAATCTCGTAAACATTCAAAGCTTGGGACCAGAATTAAAAGACCATTAATGTCTTCTTATATGGATAATCTGTGGGTTCCAAGAGGCTATATCATGGTCTATTCATCCTCACCAGGAACTGGATTATCTGATGGAGCAATTACTATGGGGGGAGAAAATGAATCGCTAGCTCCTAAGGCCGTTATTGATTGGCTCTGCGGCCGTGCCAAAGGATTTAATACCCGTAATGGGAATGAAGAAGTTGCTGCTTTTTGGAGTACTGGTAAGGTTGGTATGACTGGGACTTCATACGATGGAACAATTTGCATAGCAGCAGCTACAACTGGCGTTGAGGGTTTGGAAGCAATAATTCCGGTTGCCCCATTAACGTCGCACTATCATTATTACCGATCAAATGGTTTAGTAAAATCACCTGGAGGATACATAGGAGAAGATATGGACGTTTATTACGATTATATAAACACGGGTGATAAATCAAACCGCAAGCATAATGATGCCACTATCAGAGATAGCTTACTGGCTCTAAACATAGATAGAATTACCGGTGATTACAATGACTTTTGGGACAGCAGGGATTACTTAAACAAAATTGATTATATGCATGCAGCGATGTTAATGGCACATGGTTTTAACGATTGGAACGTAATGCCAGAACAAAGTTACCGATTTTATAAAGCGGCAAAGGAAAAAGGATTACCAGTGCAACTCTATTATCATCAAGGCGGACATGGCGGTGATCCTCCTTTCAAAATGATGAACAGATGGTTTACACGATACCTACACGGCATTGAGAATGGTGTTGAGAATGATCCTCCTGTATGGATTGTAAGGGAAAATAGTAATTCGCCTAAGTCATATAGTAGCTTTCCTGATTCAAATTCATCCAATGTAATCTTGCATCTCAAATCAGGAAATAATGGAACCGGTCATTTATATACTGAAAAACCAGATCAACAAAATACTGAAACGTTGTCAGATGATTATTCGATTAATTATAGTGAGTTACATAAAAGCAAAAATGCAAGTCATCGACTGCTCTACCTTTCACCAGTTTTACAAAAAAGTATTCGAATATCTGGTGTTGCAACCGTTACTATAAGACTTGCCTGTAATAAACCAGCGGCAAATCTTTCAGTATATCTGATTACACTTCCCTGGATAGAGGGAAAGCATGTTAAAATTTATGAGAACCTCATCACACGAAGTTGGGCTGATCCTCAAAATCATAAGTCAATCAGAAAAGGAGAACCACTGATTCCCGGAGAGTATGTCCAAGTTTCATTTGACTTAATGCCAGATGATCAAATTATTCCAGAAGGAAAACAAATTGGTCTTATGATATTTTCAAGCGATCAGGAATTTACACTTTGTCCCAAGTCAGGTACCCAACTGACAATTGACTTAAATTCTACAAGTATTACTTTGCCTGTTGTTGGAGGAATAACTGCGTATGAAAATGCGGTAAAAAACAGTCAATATTAATGATGAATAAAGAATTATAAATTGGTCAGGTTGACCGGAATATCCAATTGAGGATCTTCCTATGAATAAATTATTCCAGATAAAAAACAAATAATTTAATGTGGTATTGTCTTTAAAAAGTTTAGGCCTGGACTCCATTTCAAACTTTAAATCACTAACCGTAAATGGTTCAAATTGAGATACTTGTATAAGCGAACGAATGACAACAGGATATTCTTATACAACAGCCAGTTTTACAGATCTTTCCGTAAAACAATGGAGATGAAATAGTCAGGTTTGTTACAAATAAGTTTGATGGAAATCCTATTTATAACGAATAGAGTAAAATTTAATTTGTAATTTGTTGGCAAAATTTTTACGCATTGAGAAGCTCCCAAGATAATAGTGAATAATGATATATTATAAAACGTGCAAGATTTGAAATCGTATATTCTCTTCATAATGTTGTTAGCTCATTTCAGTTGTTTTGGCCGGATTCAAACACCAGTTTGTGATTCCCTCTCAGATATAGAGTTGATTGAATTATTTACCTACATGAAAAAAGAAGAAAACTCTTATATGAAAATGCCTGTAGTGAGATTGCAAGTTTTTTTGAACAACTTTAACACTATTGTTTCAATTACTAAAATGCAAGGTTTTCCTTCACTCAAAAATGAATATAGATTAAGGCGTAAACGTGATTGTATTTCTTTCTTTTCGAGTGTCAATTTTCTTCATGTTTTGCAAACAAAACCTGAAGTTTTGTTGAATTTTGAAATAATTAATCTTTTTGATGATGAAATTGAATCCGGACGATTGGACAAGGAGATTGTAAGTTTTTCTTTTCGAGCCATTCAAAAATTAATTAGTTTGGGACATGCCTCGTTAAGTCAGAATAACATGGAGATGCTTAAAGTCGCTTCAAGCGAATGGGATATTGGTCTTATTGAGATTAATTGAGTGTTATGTTCTGAACGACCCAATGTATTAAATAGAAAAAAACTCATATTGTCAAGTTTTTAGAATGTCAGTAATAATATAAGTATAATGATGAAATAATAAAATGACTTAATCTCTAGAATTTTTTATGGCATCCGGCTTTTGAAATTGGTAAATTATTTATGTGCTTAGAAAAAATCAATTTGACAACAAGTATTAATTTACATTCAACAAATTAAACTAAAATACAATGCGTTTTTTTATGTCATTTTTTTTCTCTCTAATAACCGTTGCAGAGTGCAATGCGGAACCTTTACGAAGTGATATTAATTTGCCAGGATACGATACGCTTAATGATACAGAATTGATTCAACTTTTTTCTTATATGTATAAAGAAGAAGTTTCTACACGGAGAAATCCAATTGCTAGAAAATACGTTATAATAAATAACTTTAAAACGATAGTATCTATAACCAGGAAGCAAGGCTTTCCCAAATTAATGGTCCAGCCGAAAAATTACAAAAAATCAACGATTATCAATCGCTGTTGTTCTCTTACTTTTCATCATATACTACTTGACGAACCTGAATATATGCTCAATGATGAAGTTATTGTTCTTTTTAAGAAAGAGTTGGAAGCTTTGCGATTACCTCTGCTGCTTCTGCAAAATGTAATGAGCATTGTTCAAGAGCAGAATGCAAAGGATAATTTTTTTTCAAGAGAAATAAAAAATAAATTCGACTTGGCAATTCGCGAATGGGGTATTTCATTGAATGAAACATCGAATGAATGAAAATAGTCTCTGGATACCCAAATCGCCAAAGCCTGATGTCTTCGAAAGCGAATCAATTCTTCTGATCGCTGTGGAAATATTTATATCATTGTGGAAAATGGTAAGTGAATTGTTAGGGTAAACCCTAACAATGTGTTGAAAATAATTTAATATACTTACACCAAATATTACGGTATGAAAACAAACAAGATTAGAGTGGTTTTGTCGTTAAATAATATCGGGGCAATGAAGAGAATTGATTCCCTTTTGCTTCAAAAATCACATAACGGATTGTCTAGTAATTATCCAAAAATTTGGAGATTGTCAGGAGGACCTAATGATGAAACAATAAGAACAGGAGATACTGAATGCACTCAAGGGGGAACTGATTGTACTGATGACCAATTAGTAACGGATACTTTCTCTGACAGTGTAGAGACTGACCTTGGAAAAGATAACTGTGTTGTCTCTACTGAGACTATATCTGGAGTACAAAAAAGACATTTTTGAGAAAGACTAAATACTTTCACTATTCAATGTTAAATACAATAAAGATTTTCATCGTTTGTGTTGCTTTTTTTTCTGTGATGTTATTTGAAGTAAATATATTTTCACAAAATAAAAGTTATGCAGTTATCTATGATACTATAAATGTCTATCTATCTGACTCAAATTATAATGATGCTAAAAGAAGATTTGAATTGCTTTTAAAAGAAGATATTGTTGATCCTGCAGAACGCCTGTTATTTTCTCGGCGAGCATTAGAGTTTGACGATGTAAATTATTTTAAGGCAGAATCGATTATTCTGATGCGTGATTTTGGTTGGCATTATTCGTATCAGGACACACTAATTGAAGGCACTAATACCGAACAGATAAAAAAACATGGATTGGTCAAATGGCTAGTTAAAAAATCTGAGATATATTATCCAGAATGGATAAAGAAAAATCCCACTGGATATTTGGTACAGGAAGAGGTAGAAAAAATTCTCGCAATGGATCATACTAGAATCTTCTTTTATCACATTTTATATGGCACTGCAGTTTACGACTCAACGACAACTAAATGCGTTCAAACCGAATTAGACAACTTAGATTATTCAAATATTCTTGCAATAGTTTCAATATGCCAGAAGTATGGCCTTCCAAATAATTTTGAACATGGATACAATACATACTACCAAATTACATTATTAATGCTTCATTCTATGTCACATGAAGTGAATATTAAGAGAGTTTGGTCAGTGCTTTTTCCGTTTCTTGAACGTGCATATTTTGATGGTAAAATTTCCTACACATTTTTTTATCTTTATGATACATGCCTTTTTAAAGCTACTGGATATCAATATTATGGAACAATGAATATTGAGATTCCAATCATTGATTCAGATAATGTTTATGAACGCAAAAAAAAGTACTCTCTATGATTCTTATAATATCAAATCCAGATGACCATTCGACTAATGAAGTTGTCATTGACCCGGAAATTGTTGATGTTAGCTATTTTCTGCCCCATCCATAGTATCCCTAATCTCACTTCCACAAATTTCAACAAGCCCAATGTTACCACCAACTGCCCCCCCAAATTCCCACATACTCAAAAAAATTTCTATCTTTCCGATGAAGTTGATTGAATAGATCATTGAAATATTCTTTCATTAGACACCCAAACTAAAACCTAAACCTATGAAAAAGATTTTTTACGTAACGAGTCTGCTTGCGTTGACAGCATGCGGCGGATACACCGATGAGCAAGCCAAAGCGGCTGATGAATTTTGCACTTGCATGGATAAAGAAGGTGATTTTGATATACTGTTTTATGAATGTGATTTGGAAATTATGACCAAATACAAACCTGAAACATTTGCTGATGAAGGTTGGAGTTTGGCATTAGAAGAGAAATGTCCTTCAGTTGCCGGTAAATTGGCTGAGCAGGAATAGTCAGGTCAACATACTTGCCTGAAAATTTCTTACATAGTAATTAAAAACAAGGCAAGTCCTAAAATCAAGGTAACACCCACCAAACCTTTGGTCATGTTATAGGCATTCCACCTGAAATTGGTGAAATAAAAGAAAAACATATTAGGTATCAGACAAAAAATGAGAATGTCTTGTTGCTGTTCACCGCGAAGTGTATATTCCCAGTATCCGGTAAAATCTATGTCAGTGCCTCTGGTTTTAACAAAAAAGGAAACGATATAACCCAGTATAGGTAAAATCAATCCTGCAAGTATTCCGTTGATGGTTTTGTCGTACTTTTCCATAATTAGAAGTTCCATTCGTTGAGTTGAGAAATGAGGTGATGCGCAGTCATGTCAAATTGAGTAGGCACAATGGATACAAATTTATGTTCTAATGCCCACATATCAGTGTCTTCTCCTTTATCACTGGTTTCAAATTTTCCGGTAAGCCAATAATACTCGTTGCCTGAAGGGTCTTTGCGTTTATCAAAAGAATCTTCCCAAAACGCGCGGCCTTGCCGGCATATTTTCATTCCGTTGATTTGCTCAGGTTTTCCTTTTGGAATATTCACATTGAGGCAAACACCGGTTTGTAATTTGTTTTTAATAACGCCTTGTGCAATGCGGGTAGCGAAATCTTGCGCCGCAGTGAAATCTGCATCAGCAGCATGATCCAAGATTGAAAAACCAATAGAAGGAATACCTTCAATAGCCCCTTCAACAGCGGCAGACATGGTGCCTGAATACAATACATTGGTTGATGCATTAGCTCCATGATTAATGCCAGAAACCAAGAGGTCAGGTCTTCTTTTTAAAATTTCATAGATAGCCAGCTTCACGCAATCAACCGGTGTGCCTGAGCAAGTGTATGATGAAATACCTTCAAACTGATTTGATTTTGCCAACCTCAAAGGTGAATGAATAGTGATTGCATGTCCCATTCCGCTTTGCGGACTATCCGGTGCAACCACCAGAATATCACCCAAAGGACGCATGGCTTCTACCAAACTTGCAATTCCTTTGGCGCTGATGCTGTCATCATTGGTGATGAGTATAAGTGGTTTTTCTGACTTCATATCTTGCACAAATTTGCCAATAATACTGATTGTTCAGTCATTTTATTGGCATCATTTTTTAGCATGGGGTGGTTGACAATTTTCTGCAAGCCTGTTAACAGCTCAGCTTACAAAAAATATCTGCTACAAAACGTAAATACTGCAACATGAAAAAGTAACAAAGAATTAATCTCGGACACGTAGGGACGCGTAGGGACAGGTCGCGACCTGTCCCTACGCGTCCCTACGCGTCCATACGTGCTACACTTTGATTCAGAAATAAATGATATTATTTTTTGACAAGATAAAGCAGCACACCATGGTATGGTATCGCCAATTCTCCTTCTCCTGTTTCTGCTATTCCGTAAAGATTTTCGTTGTCGGTTTTATGCACGTAAAACTGGCTTGGCATATCAGGTTCAGGTGCTTTAATTTCACGACCAAACACACGGAAAATATAATCATCACGAAAGATTTTTTCTATTTGATAAATTTCAAATGTGAAGGGATCAATGGATGAACCTGTAATGCTGGTGTTTGAGATAATAACATCTGTACCAATCAACGCATTTAATTCTTCTTTTGGAAGTGTATTCAAACTTAAAACAGCATATCCACTAATGGTGTACGTGCCTGATATGTCTGAAATGAAATCAATTTTTTGCGGTGCCTGATCTACTTTTACATCCACTTTTTTTACCGGACTGGTCTTTCTAACTACTACCGTGTCTGCCTGTTGTGCTATTACACTGCTGAATAAAAACAATGTGGCAAGCATGAAATACGTTTTCATAATAGGTGTTTTTTCGTTTAAGATTTTGCCTGAGTAATATGAATTGACTCAGAACTATCAGCTAACATTATCCCATTTTCATGCCAGATATCAAATAACCCTGAATTCGATTGAATAAGAAATCTAGTTGACCCGTATTTGGTTAAATAAAGTTAAGTTTGAAATAATCTAAAAGGTGTTAAGTTATTTTTGGTTAATAAAAGTAAAAGTCAGTGTTGAGCAGAAACCGGATTAAAATAGTAATTGTACTGATGTCACTAGCCGTTCTGGGGCTTTTCTTTCTGCAATACGGATGGATCAATAACGTGCATGAATTAACTGAGCAAAAATTTGGTGAAGATGTGAAAGTTGCTCTCAACAAAACTGCGCTTGACCTTGAAACGTATGAAATGATTCAATTGGCAAATCCTGAAGCAATTGATGAAGGTCTTGAAGGTTCGCTGGATGATTTTGTGCGAAGTGAATTTGGGGCTGTCATTCAATCACAGGAATCTATTGCCGTGCGTGATACAATCATTTTTAAAGATGGTGCCAAAACCCGCTTCTTACTTGTTCAAGGAAATTTGATTGACACAGCTACCGGTTTAAAAGCAGAACACAGAGTTATCACCAAAGATTTGCGAGGTATTACGCCGGCTGAAATTGATAACTCTACTTTAGGTTTAGATAGTGATACCAATTCTTTTGCCATACAATGGAATGAATCTTTTGCAAAACAAATCAATAAAAAAACCTACTACTTAAATTATTTGATTGAACGCATGTTTACTACTAATCCGGTAGATGATATTGCACTCAGATTAAATTTAGTTTTGCTTGATTCGCTGCTCGCTTATCATTTAAATGAAAATAAAATTGATACCAGTTTCAGGTTTAATATCATAAGTACTCAAGGTCGTGAAGTACGTTTTAAAACCGGCAGCAAACATTTTGACAATTCGCTTAAACAAAGTGAACATACTACCTTGCTATATCCTAATGACGTGATTCCGGGTGAATATTTATTGCTAGTAAAATTTCCCGGACAACAGTTTTTAGTGTGGAAAGAAATGACAGGTACCTTGCTTGCCTCCTTGGCATTGGTAATTATTGTGATGTTAGCATTTTATTTTGCGGTGAACACTATCTTCAGACAAAAACAATTATCTGAAATTAAAAATGATTTCATCAGTAATATGACCCATGAACTGAAAACGCCAATTGCTACAATTTCTCTGGCATGTGAGGCAGTGCGTGATCCTGATTTGCAAAATGACCGTGATACCTTGAATAGTTTTATTGGCATGATTGATCAGGAAAATAAACGACTGGGCAAATTGGTTGAAAATGTATTGCAAACTGCTTTGATTGATAAAGGCAGATTAAAATTGAATTTAGAAGAATGTTCAGTAGATGATTTGCTCAAACAAGTGGTAGAGTCCTTCCGCATTCGTTATCATGATAAAGGGGGAGAGATTTCAATTGACAAAGCAGATATTATTGTATGGAGAATAGACAAAATGCATTTTGCCAATGTGATTTATAATTTGCTTGACAATTCATTGAAGTATTGTGAAGAACAACCACATGTTCACATTTCTCTTGAAAAAAAATCAGGCGGATTTTCATTGGTAGTTGAAGACAATGGAATTGGAATAAAAAAAGAAGATCAGAAAAGAATTTTTGAAAAACTCTATCGGGTACCAACGGGCGATATTCACAACGTCAAGGGATTTGGACTTGGATTGAGTTATGTTTTTTCAATAGTAAAACTGCACAACGGAACAATAGATCTCAAAAGTGCTTTAGGAAAAGGTTCAACTTTTAAAATAACGGTAAGTCATGAGTGAAAAAGTAAAAATATTATTGGCAGAAGATGATACCAGTTTGGGAACTGTATTGTCAAGTTATCTCAAAGCAAAATCATTTGATGTAACCCTGTGTGTTGATGGTGAAATAGCCCTGAAACGCTTTAAGGAGCAGTTGTATGATTTTATTATTCTGGATGTCATGATGCCGGCAAAAGACGGTTTTACCGTGGCTAAAGAAATACGAAAAGTAGACCAGGAAATTCCTATTCTTTTTCTCACTGCCCGATCAATGAAAGAAGATAAACTCACAGGTTTTGAAGCGGGAGGTGATGATTATTTGACCAAACCTTTCGCAATGGAAGAGTTGCTTGCTCGCATAAACGCCATTTTAAAAAGGGCATATAAAGAAGGAAAAAAAGAAACCAGTTTTCAAGTAGCTGATGTTACCTATGACTACCTGCAACAAACCATTGACGTTGGCGGACAGAAAACTAAATTGACTACCAAAGAGAATGAACTGTTTTACCTGCTGGTTAAAAATCAGGAAGAAGTGCTTGATAGAAATGAAGCACTGAAACATGTTTGGGGTGATGACAACTATTTCAACGGAAGAAGTATGGATGTATACATTACCAAACTGCGAAAATATCTCAGCGCCTCTACCCAGGTTGAAATCATGAATGTTCACGGCAAGGGTTTTCGCCTATTAGTGAAAAAGCAGGGATGATTTTTTTTCTGCAATAATTAAATTTTTTATTTCACGCTGACACTTGGTTGTTCAATCAGCATTAGCTTTGCATCATCATGATCACAACCAACCATACACACGTGGCTCATCTAGCTGAAATCTGTTATCAGCATGGTTTGCGTCATGTTGTTGTTTCACCCGGTTCACGCAACGCACCACTCATCATTGCTTTTGATGAACATCCCGGAATAAAAATATGGCTGATACATGACGAACGCAGCGCAGCTTTTTTTGCATTGGGAATGATTGATGCCACCGGCCAACCTGTTGCTGTTACATGTACTTCAGGCAGTGCGCCTTTAAATTATGCTCCGGCAATTGCTGAGGCATATTATAGACGCAAGCCCTTGCTTGTACTTACTGCTGATAGACCGGTAGCATTGGTTGATCAAGGTGACGGACAAACCATCAGACAAAAAAATGTCTTTGCCAATTATATTAAAGCCGGTTTTGAATTGCCTGATTTTAGTATTCAATCTAACCTCTGTTTGTCTGATAAAATAGTGAATGATGCCTTTCATGTATTGATTGAAAATCCATCAGGTCCGGTGCATATAAACATTCCATTGAATGAACCACTTTATGGTAGGGCTGAGTTGACAACAAAACCTGAAGTAGAATTATTATCATCTTCAGAAAAACAATTGAGTCAGCAAGAAAAAAATATCATTGAAAAAATTTGGATGACATCAGAGAGAAAACTCATTCTGATTGGTCAGTTAGATGCTGATGCTGCATTGCTGCGTGAACTTCTGCCTTTGATCAATGATGCCTCTGTTGCCATACTTGTTGAAAATACATCTAATCTATATCATTTTTCAAAAATTGTACATTGCATTGACCGCACGCTGGCATTGATTTCAGAAGATGAGGCAATCAAATTTTCACCTGATTTGCTAATCACTTGTGGCGGTGCTGTGATCTCAAAAAAAATAAAAGCCTTTCTCAGAAAAAATAAACCGGCAGCTACCTGGCGTGTGGGTGAATATCTTTTTGAAGAAGATACCTTTCAATCGCTCACGCAATCATTTGATGTGAATGAAAAGTCTTTTTTCAATTATGTTGCGTCAATTGACTATCTCCCGCAATCAAATTATGGTGATCATTGGAAACAAAAAGATTTTTTAGCACGTGAACAACATGATGTTTTTCTTGCGCAAGCTGCTTATTCTGACTTTACGGTTTTCAAACAAATAGTTGATCGCTTGCCTGAAAATGTTACCCTGCACATGGCTAATTCTTCTGTGGTGAGATATTGTCAACTCTTTGATCCGGCTCAGGATATCAGGTATTATGCTAATCGCGGGGTGAGTGGTATTGATGGTTCAACAAGCACTGCCCTTGGTTTTGCAGTTACTGATTCTACTCGGTTGAATGTTTTAATTACCGGAGACATTTCTTTTTTATATGATTCTAATGCCCTCTGGAATAAATATCTGCCGAGCAATTTGAAAATCATTGTCATTAATAATGGTGGTGGTGGAATATTTAAAATTCTGGATGGTCCTACTGAAACTCCTCAAGCTGACTATTTTTTCTCACCGTACGAAGCTGATTTGAAATCTCTTTGTCAAGCATTTATAATAAAATTTCACACAGCATCTGATATTACCGGTTTTGACAAAGCATTACAAACCGCATTTCTAGATGAGTATAACACCCTGTGTTTAATTGAGGTTAAAACGTTTAGTCAGAAAAATGAGGATGTCTTGAAAAACTATTTTAGTTTCTTGCGTCAGGTATCCCGTACATGATGTAAACCAACTTTTTCTTACCTTTATCCGTAACTATAGTATCCAAGAATCAATCAGGCTATCATTTTGGTGCAAAACAAAATCGTATCCTGACAACTAATGAAAAGAGAGACATGAAAAAATCTTTACTTCTTTTATCATGCGGCTTGAGCTTTATTGCGCAAAGCCAAATGACCATGAATTCTTCAACAACCTTTGGTGCTGGCTGTGATTGCTACTCCTTGACAAATGGCACGACAAATGACAAAGGAGCTATTTGGAGTCCTGCCCCAATTGATTTGACACAACCATTTGACATGACCTTTTTTGTTTATGCAGGGAATGCAGATGGTGAGGCAGACGGTATGGCATTCGTGCTTCAGCAAAATGCAACCGGTATTGGAGATGTTGGTTACACGCTAGGTTATCGTGATGTTTCACCTTTTTCAAGTCCTCCAATCTCTGCAAAATCATTGGCTATTGAAGTAGACGTATGGCATAGTAACCCAACGGTTGCAACAGATGTTTTGTCTGATCACATTGGAATGTCAATGAACAACAGTGTTGAACATAATATTGTTGCACCTATTGCCTTGCCAAATATTGAAGATGGTGGATACCATTCGTTCAGAGTTTTGTGGGATCCAACTTTGCAGGTGATTTCTGTTTTCTTTGACGGTTCATTTATTTTTGCGCAAAACTATGATATCATCAATACCGTTTTCACCGGAAACCCATCTGTATATTGGGGATGGACTGGTGCAACCGGTGGTGTTCTAGGTACTCACCGTGTGTGTATGTATCGTGATGCAGATTTTAGTTCTGATATCACTTCTGTTTGTCCTGATTTTCCGGTGACATTTACTGATGCTTCAACCAGTGATTTAAATGATATTTCTGACTATATGTGGGATTTTGGTGACGGTTCTCCGGTTGATTTTTCACAGAATCCTTCTCACGTGTATACCACACCCGGAACATACACAGCAAAACTTTATATGACTGATATTTCAGGATGTAATGATAGTGCTGAAGTGGTGATAACTGTTTTACCTGATTTAATTATAGATGTGGTTGGAACCGATGTCAATTGTTTTGGAGACAGCAATGGCGTAGCAACGGCAACTCCACAAAACGGAACCGGTCCATACACGTATGCATGGGATGATCCTGATTTGCAAACCACGGCAACAGCAATTGATCTGCCACCAAATACTTACAACGTAAACGTTACTGATAATTTAGGTTGTGAAGGTACCGGAAACATCACCATTGGAGAACCACTTGAACTGATGGTTGTAATGCATTCGTCTAATGTATTGTGTCATGATTCTGCCAACGCTGAAATTACAGCAGTTGTTATCAATGGGGTTGCTCCGTTTACTTATTTGTGGGATGATCCACTGGCGCAGACAACAGTTGAAGCTGACAGCCTTGCACCTGGTACTTACATTGTAACCGTTACGGATGCTTCAGGATGTTCTGACACAGCCTCTGCTTCTGTTACTGAGCCGGCAGCCATTGTAATCACCGGTGTCACGACGTATGATAATGGTACTTCAAACGGTTCTATTGATGCTTCAATTAATGGCGGAACTATGCCTTACGTAAGCACCATTTGGAGCAATGCCGCCACTACTGAAGACATCAGTGGTCTTGCCTCAGGCAACTATACAATCACGGTTACTGATGATAATGGATGTACTAAAGACACAACCTTCAGCATTAAATCAAGTGTTGGAATTCCTGAATTGATTGATGGAGGTTTTGAAATATATCCAAATCCTTCAAGTGGACTTGTACAAGTGAAAGGCAACGGTAATTATTTGATTCAAGTAACTGATGTTTCAGGAAAAATTATTCTGGTTCAATCAGCAAATACAACTGCTACACTAGATTTGAATGAGATGTCAAAAGGGGTATACTTCGTAAATATTGAACAAAACGGACAACGGTATACTTCACGACTTGTCTTGCAATAGAAAAAAGATTTCAAA
This genomic stretch from Crocinitomicaceae bacterium harbors:
- a CDS encoding T9SS type A sorting domain-containing protein → MKKSLLLLSCGLSFIAQSQMTMNSSTTFGAGCDCYSLTNGTTNDKGAIWSPAPIDLTQPFDMTFFVYAGNADGEADGMAFVLQQNATGIGDVGYTLGYRDVSPFSSPPISAKSLAIEVDVWHSNPTVATDVLSDHIGMSMNNSVEHNIVAPIALPNIEDGGYHSFRVLWDPTLQVISVFFDGSFIFAQNYDIINTVFTGNPSVYWGWTGATGGVLGTHRVCMYRDADFSSDITSVCPDFPVTFTDASTSDLNDISDYMWDFGDGSPVDFSQNPSHVYTTPGTYTAKLYMTDISGCNDSAEVVITVLPDLIIDVVGTDVNCFGDSNGVATATPQNGTGPYTYAWDDPDLQTTATAIDLPPNTYNVNVTDNLGCEGTGNITIGEPLELMVVMHSSNVLCHDSANAEITAVVINGVAPFTYLWDDPLAQTTVEADSLAPGTYIVTVTDASGCSDTASASVTEPAAIVITGVTTYDNGTSNGSIDASINGGTMPYVSTIWSNAATTEDISGLASGNYTITVTDDNGCTKDTTFSIKSSVGIPELIDGGFEIYPNPSSGLVQVKGNGNYLIQVTDVSGKIILVQSANTTATLDLNEMSKGVYFVNIEQNGQRYTSRLVLQ